In Tachysurus vachellii isolate PV-2020 chromosome 3, HZAU_Pvac_v1, whole genome shotgun sequence, one genomic interval encodes:
- the pigh gene encoding phosphatidylinositol N-acetylglucosaminyltransferase subunit H isoform X1 has translation MAEDEEFTDIRGKKLQLSCQNYSPFCREFTVSSAKLSLVKVMVFTCIVWLLAYAAFYLTQNTAVLSCAIFVTLTGMLLHVHFVKVDHETVLIVGSLGVQLSSTYASGRESTSFIEMSRIKDIVINEAIYMQTIIYYLCILLKDPAESDGVSSVVPLFKSSKPRLNCLVRVYRSCQEILGPTPMTDELQQTPTTKE, from the exons ATGGCAGAGGATGAAGAGTTCACGGACATCAGAGGGAAGAAACTTCAGTTATCCTGCCAGAATTATTCTCCTTTCTGCAGAGAGTTTACTGTCAGCTCTGCTAAACTGTCTCTCGTCAAGGTGATGGTGTTCACCTGTATAGTGTGGCTGCTCGCATATGCTGCCTTTTATCTCACACAG AACACGGCGGTTCTGTCCTGCGCCATCTTCGTGACTTTAACCGGAATGCTGCTGCACGTTCACTTCGTTAAGGTGGATCACGAGACGGTGTTGATCGTCGGTTCGCTCGGAGTCCAGCTCTCCTCCACTTACGCCTCGGGCCGCGAGAGCACCAGCTTCATTGAGATGAGCAGGATTAAAGACATCGTCATTAACGAGGCCATCTACATG cAAACGATCATCTATTACCTTTGCATTCTGCTGAAGGATCCTGCTGAGTCTGATGGAGTCAGCAGCGTTGTTCCTCTTTTCaag AGCTCCAAGCCGAGGCTGAACTGCCTGGTGCGTGTGTACAGGAGCTGTCAGGAGATCCTCGGACCGACACCGATGACGGACGAGCTGCAG cAGACACCTACAACAAAAGAGTGA
- the pigh gene encoding phosphatidylinositol N-acetylglucosaminyltransferase subunit H isoform X2 — translation MAEDEEFTDIRGKKLQLSCQNYSPFCREFTVSSAKLSLVKVMVFTCIVWLLAYAAFYLTQNTAVLSCAIFVTLTGMLLHVHFVKVDHETVLIVGSLGVQLSSTYASGRESTSFIEMSRIKDIVINEAIYMQTIIYYLCILLKDPAESDGVSSVVPLFKSSKPRLNCLVRVYRSCQEILGPTPMTDELQTPTTKE, via the exons ATGGCAGAGGATGAAGAGTTCACGGACATCAGAGGGAAGAAACTTCAGTTATCCTGCCAGAATTATTCTCCTTTCTGCAGAGAGTTTACTGTCAGCTCTGCTAAACTGTCTCTCGTCAAGGTGATGGTGTTCACCTGTATAGTGTGGCTGCTCGCATATGCTGCCTTTTATCTCACACAG AACACGGCGGTTCTGTCCTGCGCCATCTTCGTGACTTTAACCGGAATGCTGCTGCACGTTCACTTCGTTAAGGTGGATCACGAGACGGTGTTGATCGTCGGTTCGCTCGGAGTCCAGCTCTCCTCCACTTACGCCTCGGGCCGCGAGAGCACCAGCTTCATTGAGATGAGCAGGATTAAAGACATCGTCATTAACGAGGCCATCTACATG cAAACGATCATCTATTACCTTTGCATTCTGCTGAAGGATCCTGCTGAGTCTGATGGAGTCAGCAGCGTTGTTCCTCTTTTCaag AGCTCCAAGCCGAGGCTGAACTGCCTGGTGCGTGTGTACAGGAGCTGTCAGGAGATCCTCGGACCGACACCGATGACGGACGAGCTGCAG ACACCTACAACAAAAGAGTGA
- the zfyve1 gene encoding zinc finger FYVE domain-containing protein 1, whose amino-acid sequence MSGAGDKSVNGVLVCQESYACGGTDEAAYECDECGSLQCTRCELELHRQERMRNHDRVRIMPGHVPFCDQCKGQAGSPSNGSRHRAVVRCQGCKINLCLDCQKRTHSGVSKRKHPLFTYPPCKAPEKNPNTGDEELDEGKAQLEKVCSFLLVDEKEDMQVRDADEFVSSLGSAPDELLKVVSIFGNTGEGKSHTLNHTFFRGREVFKTSPTQESCTVGVWAALDPLHKVVVVDTEGLLGAGAHQGQRIRLLLKVLAVSDLVIYRTHADRLHDDLFKFLGDASEAYLKHFTKELKATTARCGLDVPLSTLGPAVIIFHETVHTKLLGSDKPSDSAERLLQDRFRKLGLFPEAFSSIQYRGTRTYNPPTDFSGLLRSVELQLDNSTTRSPRTASVIYKALNALSERFSGEIPDEHLSSNSFFPDEYFTCSSICLSCGSGCKNSMNHLREGVSHEAKHRCRYSAHYDNRIYTCKACYESGKEVIVVPKTTASSDSPWFGLAIYAWSGYVIECPNCSVIYRSRQYWYGNQDPVDTVVRTEIHHVWPGSNGFSKDNNNAAQRLLDGVNYISQSVSELSVKPAKAVTSWLTDQIAPTYWKPNSLILNCSKCGAAFDDSDTKHHCRACGEGFCDGCSSKSRPVPERGWGLTPVRVCDACFQNRGIPEELLDEALKEDESGTLLARKVGEAVQNTLGAVVTAIDIPLGLVKDAARPAYWVPDQDIRCCYQCQREFNARLSIHHCRACGQGVCDGCSPDRRAVPSRGWDHPVRVCVTCHQKPGDL is encoded by the exons ATGAGCGGGGCTGGGGATAAGAGCGTCAACGGGGTTCTGGTTTGTCAGGAGAGTTATGCGTGCGGTGGAACGGATGAAGCCGCATACGAGTGCGATGAATGTGGCAGCTTACAGTGCACACGCTGTGAGCTCGAGCTCCATCGGCAGGAGCGCATGCGCAATCATGACCGGGTACGGATCATGCCGGGCCATGTGCCGTTTTGTGACCAGTGCAAAGGGCAGGCAGGCAGTCCGAGTAACGGATCCCGCCACAGGGCCGTGGTGCGCTGTCAGGGCTGCAAGATTAACCTATGCCTAGACTGTCAGAAGCGGACGCACAGTGGCGTGAGCAAGAGGAAACACCCGCTCTTTACTTATCCACCATGCAAAGCCCCGGAAAAGAACCCTAACACCGGTGATGAGGAGTTAGATGAGGGGAAAGCTCAGCTGGAAAAAGTTTGCAGCTTCCTCCTGGTGGATGAGAAAGAAGATATGCAG GTGAGGGACGCAGACGAGTTTGTTAGCAGTCTGGGCTCCGCCCCGGACGAGCTCCTGAAGGTGGTGTCCATCTTTGGGAACACGGGCGAAGGCAAATCTCACACCCTCAACCACACGTTCTTCAGAGGCAGAGAGGTGTTCAAGACTTCTCCCACACAGGAGTCCTGCACGGTGGGCGTGTGGGCGGCGTTGGACCCGCTCCATAAAGTAGTGGTGGTGGACACCGAGGGGCTCCTGGGAGCCGGTGCTCACCAGGGCCAGCGCATTCGTCTCCTGCTGAAGGTCCTGGCCGTGTCCGATCTGGTGATTTACCGCACGCACGCTGACCGTCTCCATGATGACCTCTTCAAGTTCCTGGGCGACGCCTCTGAAGCgtatttaaagcatttcaccAAGGAGCTGAAAGCCACCACGGCCCGCTGTGGCCTGGACGTCCCACTTTCCACTCTGGGCCCGGCTGTGATCATCTTTCACGAGACCGTCCACACCAAATTACTTGGCTCAG ataAGCCCTCAGACTCCGCAGAGCGTCTCCTCCAGGATCGTTTCCGGAAGCTTGGCCTCTTCCCCGAGGCGTTCAGCTCTATCCAGTACAGAGGAACTCGAACCTACAACCCTCCCACCGACTTCAGCGGCCTGCTGCGCAGCGTGGAGCTTCAGCTGGACAACTCCACCACGCGCTCACCACGAACAGCCAGCGTCATCTACAAAGCCCTAAAC gcTCTGAGTGAGCGGTTTAGTGGTGAGATACCTGATGAACATCTGTCCAGTAACTCCTTCTTCCCTGATGAGTATTTTACCTGCTCCAGCATCTGCCTGAGCTGTGG CTCAGGCTGCAAGAACAGCATGAACCACCTACGTGAGGGTGTGAGCCACGAGGCCAAGCACCGCTGCCGCTATTCCGCACACTACGACAACCGCATCTACACCTGTAAG GCGTGCTATGAGAGCGGTAAGGAGGTGATCGTGGTTCCTAAGACCACAGCGTCCTCCGACTCGCCCTGGTTCGGTCTGGCCATCTACGCCTGGTCCGG GTATGTGATCGAGTGTCCAAACTGTTCAGTGATCTACAGAAGCAGGCAGTACTGGTACGGCAACCAGGACCCTGTCGACACCGTGGTCCGTACTGAGATACACCACGTTTGGCCGGGG TCGAACGGATTCTCAAAGGACAACAACAATGCAGCACAGAGGCTGCTGGACGGAGTGAACTACATTTCTCAGTCAGTGTCGGAGCTCAGCGTGAAACCCGCCAAAGCCGTCACTTCCTGGCTCACTGACCAAATCGCCCCGACTTACTGGAAACCCAACTCGCTCATCCTC AACTGCTCCAAGTGCGGCGCGGCTTTCGACGATAGCGATACGAAGCACCACTGCCGGGCGTGCGGAGAAGGCTTCTGTGACGGCTGCTCGTCTAAAAGCAGACCCGTCCCCGAGAGAGGATGGGGACTGACGCCGGTCAGGGTGTGTGACGCCTGCTTCCAAAACCGAGGAATCCCAGAGG AGCTGTTGGATGAGGCTCTGAAGGAAGACGAGAGCGGGACGCTGCTTGCCAGGAAAGTGGGAGAAGCCGTACAGAACACTTTAGGAGCTGTGGTCACTGCCATCGACATCCCTCTGG GTTTGGTTAAAGATGCGGCGCGGCCGGCGTACTGGGTTCCTGACCAGGATATCCGCTGCTGCTATCAGTGCCAGCGTGAGTTTAACGCCCGTCTCTCCATCCATCACTGCCGGGCCTGCGGACAGGGCGTGTGTGACGGCTGCTCTCCTGACCGGCGCGCCGTACCGTCTCGTGGCTGGGACCATCCTGTACGCGTGTGCGTCACGTGCCACCAGAAACCGGGAGATCTTTAG